In Mytilus edulis chromosome 6, xbMytEdul2.2, whole genome shotgun sequence, the following proteins share a genomic window:
- the LOC139528815 gene encoding rac guanine nucleotide exchange factor JJ-like, whose product MELRPSDIFYSQDSIMNRFGDYTMHGNTYIGETLDELLQGYCNVNSIPTITVVKKYGKWYTSDNRRLWVFRKAEEIGFLETIDVTVSSYLNGNKFTTENGGTSIRVRGGTPGGRLWRSWKPKRPDSSYRRSTPTSYNLNTSSVLSSQRNTSPSYPVSNQTTNLYHQNTSFSNSSSMSSVYSNRSEQRIKNPHTVDQSYMGQFQSNYGRTTTYQPPRLPTVPSPTHTKTNRVSSPTIQNRSNYFGSYRDDSSNIDNRHDYTNSTNTRTMRTDSPYQAYGRGSSYADNSTDHVPSSSSSRHETQYNFNNEQSFQGEHDINNCCCTIL is encoded by the coding sequence ATGGAGCTAAGACCATCAGATATATTTTACTCACAAGATTCCATTATGAACAGATTTGGTGATTACACAATGCATGGAAATACATATATAGGGGAAACTTTAGACGAATTATTACAAGGCTATTGCAATGTGAATAGTATACCTACTATTACTGTGGTGAAAAAGTACGGGAAATGGTATACATCGGACAATCGACGATTATGGGTGTTCCGAAAGGCAGAGGAAATTGGCTTCCTAGAAACTATTGACGTGACCGTATCATCATACTTAAATGGAAACAAATTCACAACGGAAAACGGTGGAACGTCTATTCGTGTCCGGGGTGGAACACCTGGCGGCCGGTTATGGAGATCGTGGAAACCAAAAAGACCAGATTCAAGCTATCGACGATCTACTCCAACTAGCTATAATTTGAATACAAGTAGCGTCTTGTCTTCACAGAGAAATACAAGTCCCTCTTATCCTGTCAGTAACCAAACTACGAATCTTTACCATCAAAACACGTCTTTCAGTAACAGTTCTAGCATGTCAAGTGTCTACTCAAATCGAAGTgaacaaagaataaaaaatcCGCATACTGTTGACCAGAGCTATATGGGTCAATTTCAATCAAATTATGGTCGCACCACTACATATCAGCCACCGAGGTTACCCACAGTCCCAAGTCCTACTCACACTAAAACAAATAGGGTTTCGAGTCCAACAATTCAAAATCGAAGCAACTATTTCGGTAGCTATAGAGATGACTCGTCGAATATCGACAACAGACATGACTACACCAATTCCACCAATACACGGACGATGAGAACAGATAGCCCGTATCAGGCATATGGACGTGGGTCTAGCTACGCAGATAATTCGACGGATCATGTTCCTTCAAGTTCGTCTAGTAGACACGAAACtcaatataattttaataacgaACAATCGTTCCAAGGAGAACATGATATAAATAATTGTTGTTGTAcaattttataa